The Polyangium mundeleinium genome contains the following window.
GTGACAGGCACGACGATCGATTCGCCGTGACGGCGCGGCGGCGCGGCGAGGGGCGCGCGGGAGACGCGCTCCTGGACGGCGTCGGCGATCCGCCGCTCCTCGCCTGTCGGCGAGGGAATGTTGCAGAGCCAAAGAAGGGTCTCGACGAGCCGCGCTTCGACCTCGCTCATACCGCCACCGCGAAGTCCCGGAGCGCGGCGTTGAGCGAGACCTTGCGATCGGTCGATTCGGTCCGCTTTCCGATGATGAGCGCGCACGGCACGCCGAACTCGCCCGCTGGGAAACGCTTCGGCCGCATCCCGGGGATGACGACGCTGCGCGCGGGGACGCGCCCGCGGTGCTCGACGACCTCCGCGCCGGTCACGTCGAGGATCGCGGTCGACGCCGTGAGCACGACGCCTGCGCCGAGCACGGCCTCGCGCTCCACGATCACGCCTTCAACCACGATCACGCGTGAGCCGACGAAGACGCCGTCCTCGATGATGACGGGCTGCGCGCCCGGCGGTTCGAGCACGCCGCCGATCCCGACGCCGCCTGCGAGGTGAACGTCGCGGCCGATCTGCGCGCACGAGCCCACGGTCGCCCACGTGTCGACCATCGTCCCTGCGCCCACGCGCGCGCCGATGTTCACGTAGCCCGGCATGACGATCGCGCCGGCTTCGAGGAACGCGCCGTACCGCACCGCGCCCGGCGGCACGACACGCACGCCCGCGGCGTCGAGGCCACGCTTCAGCGGGATCTTGTCGTGGAACTCGAGCGGCCCCGCCTCCATCACCGACATCTTCTGCACGGCGAAGTAGAGCAGGATGGCCTGCTTCACCCACGCATGCGTCACCCAATGGCCCTCGGAGACGGGCTCGGCGACGCGGAGAACGCCACCATCGAGCGCGTCGATCGTCTGCAGGACGGCGCGCTCGTACGCGGGATCCTTCAGGAGGGAACGATCGGCGAAGGCGGCCGAGACGAGCGGCGCGAGGGAGTCGGCGAGGTTCATCCCGGCCGGGATAGCACGGATTTCACGTCGCCTCGCGCTCGCTCTCGATCGAGACGATCCCCGCGGCTGCGTCGATCGTGAGCCCGAGCTTCGCGCGACGCGCGGCCACGTGAGCGATCCCAAGCGAGCTCGGCACCTCGCCCCGCGCCGTCACGGACAGCACGAGCCGCGTCGCCGGCGCGTTCCGCGGCGCCGGGCTCAAGCGAATGACGAGACCCCCGCTGGACGGACGCGCGACGCCGAGCCGCGCCGTCACCGTCCCGCGGCGCGAGGCGATCGGCGCCGCGAGCTCGACGAGCCCGCCGAGCACGTGCCGATCCGCCACGAGCCACGAGGGCCGCGGCGCCTCCACGGCGATTCGAATCATCCCCTCCTCGGCCGCGCGATTCGCGCCGAACCGTTGCTCCAGCACGTCGACGAGATCGAGCTCCGTGGGCGCGGGCGTGACGGACGCGGCGAAGAGCTCCGCGATCGCGAACGTGTCCCGAAGCTCGGCCCCGTGCTTGCGCACGGAGGCTTCGAGGGCGAGGCGCCGCCGCGCATCGGAGAGCGATCCGCCATCGGAGAAGGCGGACGAGAGGGCGGCGACACACGCGCCTGCGTGCGTGCCGAGGGTGCGGGCTTGATCTTGCGCTTCCAGATCGGAGGCGAGCGTCGCGACGAACGCGAGCTCGAGCGCGACGAACGACGCGCGCAGCGCCTCGCAGGCCGGGACCATCTCGCTCAACGCGACCGCGAGGGCGCGTGGCCCGATGCGGCGTGAGCCGAGCAGGTCGCCGAAGCCTTCGAGCGCGGCGAGGCCCTCACGGACCGCGCCGCGGGCGATGGCGAGCGGGCTTTCTGCGCGCGCCGATCCGGTCACGCGCGGGGAGAAACCTCGTAGCCGGCGAAGAAGTAGGCGATCTCGCGCGCAGCGGACTCGGGCTTGTCCGAGCCGTGCACCGCGTTCTCGCCGACGCTCGCGGCGTACAGCTTGCGGATCGTACCTTCGGCGGCGTTCGCGGGGTTCGTCGCGCCGATGACCTCGCGGTACTTCGCGATCGCGTCCTCGCGCTCGAGCGCCATGATGACGATCGGGCTGCGCGACATGAACGCGCAAAGTTCGTCGAAGAAGCCGCGTCCACGGTGCTCCGCGTAGAAGCCTTCGGCCTCCGCGCGGGTGAGGTGGACGCGCTTCATCGCGCGAACGATGAAGCCCTCCTGTTCGAGGCGGGCGATGATCGCACCCGTGTGGTTCTTCTCGACCGCATCGGGCTTGACGATGGAAAGAGTGCGCTCCAGTGCCATGACGCGCCCCTACTAGAAGAAAGAGGGCGTGCGCGCAAGAAAAGCTCGCGCCGGCGCGTCGTTCTTGCCGAATTGGAAGGGAGACGCCCGCCATGGCTCGGCTCGCCCCCATGCTGGACCGCACGCCACGCGCCTGTCACACAAGGCTGCTAGAGGTGGGGCCCACGCATGCCGACGAACGTTCTCATCGTCGAGGACGAGCGCGACCTTCAGCGCGTCCTGTCCTACAACTTCAAGCAGGCGGGGTTCGACGTCGTCTCCGCGATGAACGGCGAGACTGCGCTCCGCGCGGTCAAAGAAGAGCCGTTCGACCTCGTGATCCTCGATCTCATGCTCCCCGACATGCCGGGCACCGAGGTGTGCAAGCGCCTCAAGCAGTCCCCGGAGACGGCCAGCATCCCCGTCATCATGGTCACGGCCAAGGGGGAAGAGGTGGATCGCGTGGTCGGCTTCGAACTCGGCGCCGACGACTACGTCGTCAAACCCTTTTCCGTGCGCGAACTCATCTTGAGGGCGCGTGCGATCTTGCGCCGCGCCGAGGGCCCGCAGCCCGACGGCGCGAAGATCGATTTCGGCGTCCTTCGTGTCGATCGCGCCGCGCACCGCGCGTGGGTGAACGGCGAGGAGATCGCCTTCACCGCGCTCGAGTTCAAGCTGCTCGTCGTGCTCTTTGATCGCCGCGGGCGCGTCATGACCCGCGACGTCTTGCTCGACGAGGTCTGGGGCTCGCACGTCGACGTCACGGCCCGCAACGTCGACACGCACGTCAAGCGCGTACGCGAAAAACTCGGCCTCGCCGGTGACTACGTCGAGACCGTGCGCGGCGTCGGATACCGCTTCCGCGCCGAGCCCGGCGAGCTCTCCCCGCCCGCCGACGAATGATCGGCCGCCTCGGCATCCGCGCGAAGCTCATCCTCGCGTCGGTCGTGCTCATGCTCCTCGCGGGCCTCGCGATCGAGCGCTTCGGCTCCCGCTCGCTCGAAGCGCTCATGATCGAGCGCACGATGGTGCAGCTCACCGGCGAGCTCCGCCTCTGCGAGGACATCGTCCGGCGCCGCTGCGAGCACTCTCCGTGCGCCGAGGGCGCCACGCTCGACGCGCTGTCCGACGAGCTCGGCACGCTCGCCGGGGGACGCATCACGCTCATCGCCCCGGGCGGCGCCGTGCTCGGCGACTCCGAGCTCACGCACGACGAAGTCTTGCGGACGGAGAACCACGCCGCGCGGGAGGAGATCGCTTCCGCGCTCGCGA
Protein-coding sequences here:
- a CDS encoding 2,3,4,5-tetrahydropyridine-2,6-dicarboxylate N-succinyltransferase, with translation MNLADSLAPLVSAAFADRSLLKDPAYERAVLQTIDALDGGVLRVAEPVSEGHWVTHAWVKQAILLYFAVQKMSVMEAGPLEFHDKIPLKRGLDAAGVRVVPPGAVRYGAFLEAGAIVMPGYVNIGARVGAGTMVDTWATVGSCAQIGRDVHLAGGVGIGGVLEPPGAQPVIIEDGVFVGSRVIVVEGVIVEREAVLGAGVVLTASTAILDVTGAEVVEHRGRVPARSVVIPGMRPKRFPAGEFGVPCALIIGKRTESTDRKVSLNAALRDFAVAV
- the ndk gene encoding nucleoside-diphosphate kinase; this translates as MALERTLSIVKPDAVEKNHTGAIIARLEQEGFIVRAMKRVHLTRAEAEGFYAEHRGRGFFDELCAFMSRSPIVIMALEREDAIAKYREVIGATNPANAAEGTIRKLYAASVGENAVHGSDKPESAAREIAYFFAGYEVSPRA
- a CDS encoding response regulator; the protein is MPTNVLIVEDERDLQRVLSYNFKQAGFDVVSAMNGETALRAVKEEPFDLVILDLMLPDMPGTEVCKRLKQSPETASIPVIMVTAKGEEVDRVVGFELGADDYVVKPFSVRELILRARAILRRAEGPQPDGAKIDFGVLRVDRAAHRAWVNGEEIAFTALEFKLLVVLFDRRGRVMTRDVLLDEVWGSHVDVTARNVDTHVKRVREKLGLAGDYVETVRGVGYRFRAEPGELSPPADE